tgaaaaagatacaTACAAACTTCTTGTGGAGTTGCTGCAAACCTTTGATGATTGTAGTTTCTTGCCTTCCATTCCATTGCGTTGCATTTTTTCGTGTAGGGGAAAAAAAGTGATTGATGGTTTCTACAGTAATTCTATTTGTAACTACCCACTACTTACTAGTTAGTGGGTAAATAGGTTTTGTCTAAAAAAATGGGAAAATCAGAAAAAGTTTTTCTCTCCGCAATGAACTTCTGGCATTTTTGTTTTCAGGTTATGAAAGCGGCTCTTTCTCTAAAACTGATTGAAGGACCTGATCCAAATTATAAAGATATCTGTTTTTCTGGTGCAGGAAGGTAATATATACAAAAGAGTTCTTAAATCATTTCCATTTTTTCCCTTTAACTTTTGGTGTCGCTGGAGGTATCAAGTGTCATGTATATTTCAGTGACATCTCACAACTCTCGAAATCCTTTCCACCTGTCGACATGGTATTCAGCAATGGAAAGAAACTGTCTCTGTCCCCTGAAAACTACCTGTTCCGGGTAGGCATCTTACCCTCCTGGTTTTTGAACTACCTTGCTGATGAACTTGTACCCCCTTCTTGCTTTCGTCTCCTGATGTCTCCAATTTCTTTTAGTTCATATTGACTGATATTCCCCATTTTCTTCGCCCAAACTTCTTGCTATGAAGCACTCAAAGGTGCGTGGTGCTTATTGTCTGGGGATATTTCAGAATGGGAAGGATGCAACAACTCTTCTTGGAGgtatttcttatttaatatcTCTTAGTATCGTTGGGGAAGCTTATTTTTCTTACTGTTCCTTGTTGTACGTGCTTTCACATTCATGCTTTTACTGCACAGGAATTATTGTCCGCAACACACTTGTAACGTATGATCGTCAACATGAAATGGTTGGTTTCTGGAAAACCAATTGTTCTGATTTATGGAACAGACTCAATTTATCTCCTCCACCTCCATCGCCCTCAGGCTTGGTTAACACAAACTCCACTGGAAGTATGTATCCTACATTGGTTCCTACTGGATCTCCTGGGTATAATGCATCCGGTACAGTGTACTACTATCCTTTACCCATCTTTTATATGCCTGTCAATCATagcttttctttttccaattatagAGTGGCATATTTCTAGGAAGTTTTGTATCTTGTTtctaaaaattaattctttttttgataaaggtttctaaaaattaattcatttgaAGCCTTGTTACTTTTCCCCTCTATTTTAATCCATTTTGGTTTCTAGTTTGTTTTGTGAAAAATGTTATCAACTTTGAATTGCGACATGTTGATTTTAGCTCCATTGCCTTTTTACAAGTTAGCTCTGTTATTTTCTTGTCTTGACCAATGTCAGCATATGTGTTGACATTTGACCATAAGTGTGGATATTCTTTCACCGTGATAAATGTCTTGAGATCTAGCATCTAACTTACTGAGAAGCATTTTCATGCATAAGAATTATTATAGCTTCAAGAGGTTCAGCATTATTGAGCTGGAAAAAGGTCTGGTTAAATGCAAAGAGCAGAAGCAACTGGATACTCATTCCTGCTACTATTCGGTGCACTCTCTGGAAAGAGAGAAATCTTTGAGTTTTAGTGAATAGGGAAAGTAATATGGAGCAAGTCAAACTGAATTGTATACTAACTTAGTGTTTTTGGTGTAATCGGATTTACTCTAATGACTCTTATCATATGATGTTTTAGACTCATTATAGGGATAGGACAGTGCCTTTAGAGTTCACTATGTAAATATGGTTTTCAGTACAACCCATGTACTGATGTACAGAAATAGACACAGTTATCAATCTAAAGAAAAGGGTCTGGTTAAGTGAAGTGGATTGAGAACCATGAGGTTTCAGTTCAAATCCCATTGGCAGCAAAAAAAAGCTAGATGATTTCTTCCCGTTTGTTCAAGCCTTGGTTGATAGAGCTACCAGATACTTTTTTATTGGTGGTAGGTAGCAATTAACTCCTGGAATTAGTCAAGGTGCACATAAAATTGACCCAAGCAccatattaaaaagaaaaggtcTGGTCAAAATTTGATTTGGAGTAACAATTTCAAGGAATATAATAATTGCCACCAATTGGATGTGTATAAACTTTTTCCCAACCGTCTCAAATTCCTCCACTAGCTTAGACTGACGAGTTCCCTTCCGTATATCTGCACTAGAATCTCAGTACAGTTCTTGAAGACCTATGAGACGGGTACCTTGTTTGACTCTTTTTTAATGTCAAGTGTATGAGATGACACGGCAATTTTGAAAGATTAGGCAATTCTGTTAATTAGAGTTCTACTCATGTTAAAGCAAGATTCCAGTGCAGATATGTTGGCAATTGGAAGTCATTTCTACTGCATATTCATCTTTGATCTTAATTTGCAGGAGAAATTAAGGTTGGattcattacattttatatgtcaCTGAGTGTGAATCACTTGGACTTGAACCCTCACATGACAGAGCTTACCCATCTCATTGCCCAAGAGTTGGACATTAACTTCTCACAGGTATTTTGGTTTGAAAACGACAATTTTAGTTAAATCCAGATTTGTCTGAATATGTCTCATCTTTAGAACTCAATGCTCTTCTCTTTCATGTTACTTAATCACACTTGTCTTATGACTTATCATACATGATGCTTCTACATATTGTGAGATTCCTTGCAGGTCCACTTAATGAACTTATCGACAAAAGGAAATGATTCCCTTATTAAATGGGCCATCTATCCAGCAGGATCCGCAAATTATATGACAAATGCTGCTGCCGTGGTGATTCCGAGTTCTAAATATTTGCATATTATTCCTCAACTTGAACAATTTTTGTGTATTCAGCTATTCATTATATCTATATGCAGGAAATAATACACCGTTTGGCTGAAAATCGTGTTCGTCTTCCTGATACATTTGGGAGTTACAAATTATTTGAATGGGGTATTGAGCCCCCACCAAAAAGGTGAGTCGGCAATCTCCGTTCTTgcaatttgattaattacaCTGCATATCCTCATCCTTACGGGTCTTTTTTTTTCCACAATCCTTTTTCCCAGTTAGTGTTGTCTCCTTCTCCAGAATATTAACTGGTGAAATTCCCTTGTGAAACAGTACAGTGTGCTTGAAATTGTTGGTTTTAATAGTTTTTCCACCTCACATGATTTCTGGAGCTTAGTTATCGACTGATTGTCTAAATTTCTATCATTTGTTATCTGTGAAAAATAAGATAGTGGCAAAGACAATTGGGCCCATTATTTGAGCTTGGATAAGAGAGGGGTATTGTGTTTGGTAATTTGCTTGTGCAGATTGGAAGACTGTTCCATAAACTtctcaaatattttcatttatgtgTCTTCCTTTCCATTTGTctctttaaaaaagaatatttctttctatttttagcaagttttaaattttaaaattccaaTCCACTTCCTTGTACAAATGATGTGGCACACTGGCATGTTAATAATAAGATCACAAGATTCAAAcgttttgttttacttttctatacttCACATCTAGTAAAACtaataacataactttaatagAGGGAATAAACTTTATGTTCCCCAACCAATGATTAGTATTTTTTCTGTTAATCTATGAAAAGTTTCCAACAAATGCTTAACACTGAAATTTTTACCTATCCGAATTTCCACTCCTGCTGTATTGGGTTCATTTTACGCTAAGATAGTTATTGATGCCTCATTAAGTTTTAGGCCTATGAATCTCAATAAGCATTTGAATGATTGAGATgttgtctctctctctctctaacaCTGAATGATTAAGACTGTTTTTCATCATCtgatgttatatatatatatatatatatatatatatacgtatatatacaaaaattagtgaaatgttaaatttgataaaattaaatcattatttgattaaaaagaaCATTTATGCTTTCTACTGACGGTAGATATAGTTTGTAGTGGTAATGGTGATGGTAATAGTTATTGTTAGTAGCTAGCAATGATGGTGGTGACAATTGTGACTGTGAAGGTGGTGATGGTGTTGTGGTGACTATCATAATGGTGGTGCTTGGTAGTGGTGTTGGTGGTTGCAATGGTAAATTTGGTTTATGCTAATAGTTGGTGGtgctgatgatgatgacggaagAATATGTGCTAGTTGGTGGCAGTAATGGTTATGATGATGGAGGTGGTTGATAGTAGAGATTGACCACAATGGTAGTTGTGGTCGACAGTGGTCGTGGAGGTGGCGACGATTGTGGTGGTGATTGAAGAATGTATGATGATAGTTGGTGGCGGTGCTAGTTGTGATGATGGAGTTTGTTGGTAGTAGAAATTGACTATAGTGGAGGTAGTGGTGGTGGAGGCGGTGGCGGCTACAGAAACGGGGGTGGGTGcaatgaatataatttaatgATGGAGGAGGTAAGTGTGTTGCCAGTAGTGAGCAATGCTGGTGGTTGTGATGATTTAACAGTCACTTCTTTCCTGCTTTTTGGTATTCCTATATGGTCTTGACATGCATCCTTTTGTTATTTAGAATATCTCTTACAtaattttctatgtattaaaGATTTTCCTGAGCATAATCCTTACTTTTCCACAACTGATGCCACATATTGCTAGTCGATTTGTGTGATATAAGGTGTTAATTACCATTATTTTGTTGCAATGATATAGGAGTGGATGGTGGCGAAGTTACTTGATCGTAGTTGTAGCTTTGTCAGTTGTCTTGATAGTTGGATTATCAGCTTTCGTAGGATGGTTAATATGGAGACGAGGGAAAGAATCAGCTGTTCCATATGAACGTGTTGAAAGTGTTGAAAGTGTTGTGCGTGAACAAGAACTTCAACCACTAAAGTGAAACAAGTGTTGCCACCCTGAATGAAAACACTGATATATGTTTAGGGTAGTTACAGGTTGACATAATTTTTGTCACAGTTAAATAAGAAATTGTCAGCTGTTATAGATGGTATATGTTGAGGGAGGAGTACAAAAAGGTCTGCTCCCCCACGCATTCTCTTGTGAATATTGTAAGATATCATGTAATGAAGAGGTCACAGTTGTTGAGGTGGAGGTTTTGCCTAGTTTTTACTTTACAATATATACTTCTATAAATTTTGCTAATATTATGcttctaaatattgaaagtgaaggaaaatgaaatttctgATTGTACTTTAATTGTTTAgtattgtatatattaatgaaaatattaacatGAGCCCGATATTATATTTTcagattacttttttttttaacaagtgATAAAATACTTCACGGGGGTCTTcttgttcaaaataaatttggaaaTGAGGATCTGAGAGAAGAAAAGGCACAAAGGaccaaaaagtatttttttttctccccAAAAGTTTTCCCAAATCTTTTCCACCCAAATTCTCCTCAATAACCGCTAATTGTGCCTAGAAAGCCTGCCAATTTTCCTATTGAACATGAGAGTAACCTTAAGTAGGGGTAgttcaaaattgaattgaaattgatgactttgaattggaaaaaaaaagtttttggtTTGTTATTATTGGCTTCGataattgttttgatttatttatttttattgggtGATTCTTTTAACGGTTAATCGATAATAATTTGATGgtaaattaaatgattatatTTATACTGTTTTGTATACAAAGTCCTTGACTTAGAGTTTgaatttctacttttatttttggttgcTTTTGAGTAAGATGTAATTTGCGAATTCATGTGTATGGTTCAATTGGTTTATCATGTTTCGaagtgattttttaattttttttttggtgtgtgtCAAATTTTAAGGTTAAATCGATAATCgataaagacaaaaaaaattgataaactaACAATCAATGTCGATAATGGTTTAGCATCTCTACAAATCGATATCAATAAGCCAAAtcaataaacttcaaaatcGAATCGAGCTGATTGATACACAACCCTATCCTTAATAATATAGTTCTAACTAAAGACAACACTGATAAAAGGAATTTGCATGCAGATTAGGTGGAACCCCGTACTATCAACTCACAGCTTAGATGTAGAGGGGGTCAGGCTGAATTGATCCCTATCAACAGTCTATTTGAATACGTGATCATTAcaactaaataaaagaaaatcttaaatgtgtatatacaactgaatatctaaaaaaatgttgttataGTATTTGAATACATTAGAACTGGACAATCGTGAAGAGATTTTGGATACGTGATCATTATCAAAAAAGTAgttaagatattttaaattgttttttataagATTTAATTGGAAAGTTAAGTAGTTTAGATATGACATTAAAGGTATCATCCGTGTTGTAGTCTAGTTGGTCAGGTTAATCGGCTCTCACCCGAGAGACCCGGGTTCATCCCGGCAAAcgagttattttttaatttttttatgtttaatgaAATTATCTTGCTTGTTGATCAACAGTCTAACgaaattatcttatttttttatgtctaaTGAAATTATCTTGATTGTTGATCAATAGAGAACTGTTTTATGTCTAATGAAATTATCTTGCTTGTTGATTAATAGAGAACTGGGTGAAGAAAACATACGGTAAATTCTGGGGAATGTCTTTGCACCTGCAAACCATTATCATATATTATCCTGGGCAAGTTTTCGACAAATAGTTATTCAAGTCCCACAAACCAGAAGATACACCCCCCTTAAGATGTCTTAATGCACCTCAAGGGCGGTTGATAGAATCATACAACCACCTGCTGATATCTCATGAAGTGTCGACCAGAACACACTGCAGTATAATATCTTCATACTCCATTTAAAGCAAAGGAATAGAGTATATAGAAACAAATAGCAAAACATAAAACAGCAAAGACACTGTAGAACTTAACATCCGCGTTGTAGCTCAGCAAACAATGGATTATCTTACTATTACAATTCTTTCAGGTGAGGCATTGATGCAATATTTCCCTAGTACCAGTACAGGAATTCATATCACTTGTACTTCCAGGTAAAAGCACAAATAACTGCATGACAAGTTATAACAGCACCAAGCTGCACAAATAACACAAATGAAGACATTCTATACATATTCAAGCTGGCAAAAAAAAGAAGCTCCTTAACTTTCTTTGTGATCTTGGTGTTGTACTCTCAACAAGAAATGTACACAAACCCACAAAGAACCATTAAATGCATATGGACTAAAAGGAACAATTTGTGAAAATTAAAGTGTAGAGGTTAAAATCAGAACAAATACAAGATTGATTACTAAATAGATGTTGAAttatattgaagaaaaaaaggaaggtGCTGAAACCAGTCACTGTCACATGCTCCTAGCTCTGCCAGGAGTTGTTTTGGGTGATTTGAACTTTGAATTGTCAATAAggtctccaaatattttatcctTTGGCTTTGAGGGCTCAGGACGAATTATTTAGGACTCCATCATCCCTCACGGAGAGCCCAGACATTCTCTGATTAAGAAATTGTGTGTTCTGTGGTTGGGCATAGCCATAGAAATCTGGTTGCCATACATTTGTTGTTGGGCATACATATAAGCCATGTGCCCAGGTGGCAGCATTTGTTGTGGAAACATACCCATTGATTTTCCACCTTGGATTGGTTGAGGAAGCAAGCCTACCATCTGATTGTTTTGCATAGCCTGGTTCATCATGGCAGGCTGTCCATCAGTGATCGGTTGTGCATATATACCATGTTCTGAACCACCAGCCAATTGCTGGTTGTTAGCTGCCATCAGCTGGCTATCTTGCATTGATAAAGCATTTGGACTACCAGACGTTAGCTGATTGTTGTGCATTGGTAGGGCATGTGGACTACCTGGCAACaacttattactttgcatgGTTGAGCATGAGGATTCCCCACTGTTTGGCTGTTCTCTGCTGCCTCAGCTTCCCATGAAGGTGGTGGAAAAGAACTGCTTTGACCACCTACTCAGAAATTAGACAAGCACTATGTGAGTGATTATTCAGAAACTCAATTAGCAAGAGGTTTGTAAAATTCAGGCAATACATAAAACCTGTACAGAAATTGGGTTTTACATGAGGCATACCAACTTCAAACACACGCTATACTCCAGCATATCCCTGTTTAACTCTCTTTTGATAACCTATACCTGTTTAACTCTTCACTAACATATCTAATGGTTGCCCGGTATTTTGGGGTAATAGAGAATAATAATGAGGAAAAATTTGACCTATAGCGAACAGAGTACACATTTCTATAGAACTTTAAAGTAAAACAGAATGCATGcagattttttgttgttgttgttattgataTAAAACAGAATGCATGCAGAATGACAAAGAAACGCACCATAAACTGGAGAAGGTGACTGCTGCTGTTGCTGTGATATCTGTTCGTTCCAGGCCATGTTGGAGCCTTGTGTATATGTAGTTCCGTGGACCCTTCCATTTGGGTACAAAGCTGACAGAGTAGAAGTGAAACTCTGTTGTCGAAATTGAGGGGACGAAGCATGTGTCTGGTCTGCTGAATATGGAGATTGTGAGTTGCTGGGTGGTGAAAACATGTCAACAAGATCAAGGCATTCTTCTGTGAACGGACTTGCAGACTGAGGTTCTCCACCAACAGGAACAAGGGCCAGGACATTCTCAGTTGTAGGTGAGCTGAAGTCATCTCCGCTCAGAAGATCAATTTTCGGGTCAACTTTTGTTGTGGATGGACTGCTAGCTGAAGGAGGAGCAGGAAGAAGCAACTCTGTCCCTAGGCTAGCATTTGATGTAGATCTGAAAAACACACAAAGCGATTTATATGAAAAAGATTGTCACATTTGAAgacttaaaaatgaaaaagaacacTCAGGATTTGTATCATATTTCCATGGGGGAAGGGGAAGGGATAGCTTATTTAAAGTACAATCACCTAGCACTGACTAGGAAAATCCCGCGTCGCAAAGAAAAAAGTCACATATATCCATCAATCTTGTAGTACCAGAGGACTTTTGAACCTTGATAAATTCCAAACCTAGTTGACAAAAGTTTTAAGGTCACTCATTTTAGGCAATTAACAATTTTAACATTTCAATCTAGAAAATCCACGTGTACTATTAAAGCTATGAGCTCGCTCAAAAAGAAGCcaagaatgaaatatatttggacaggaggaggggggggggggatacaGTTTGTATACAGAGGTCAAATAAGAGAATGACACAGATAATAGTTACTTACCCTTGGTCTGATTGTTTGCGGCCTTCGGTATCAATAAGCAGAGCATTAACATTTACAAGAGGTTCAGATTTTTGGGGGGTTTCCACTTGAAGTTCCGAAAGCAATAGATTCGTGCTTGGCCAATACACGCTGCAACTCATCATTCGAGCTAGCCCATGGCAGAGTAGTGATTCATCCCTGCATCAGGTAAATGTAAGGATCCCACAGGAATCACAACCAAATGGTGCATAATAAATATGGCAGAGCAGAGAGAAAACACAGCAAAGACTCTGACTAAGAATAAGAGATTCGATTTAAGTTCCAATATCATGGCCAGTCCAGCttatttgtattgtttttttcaaaaatattgctGTCATAACTGAATCACTTTGGACTTCTACTGCAAAAATAAGGACAGCAGATGGCATTCAAAATGGTTAGCCTTTACTTCTCTCCCCAATAATGACTTATAAATATGACATAAATTTCAACTAACTTACCCTCTTTCACTAGAAAAAAGAAATCCGTAGATATGGAgctcatatataaataaataaaaaggaatctAAAAGACACTAATCAATAAattcagaagaaaaaaatagcAGGCATTACCCCCTCCTGATCTCAGTTTCCCGACAAAGCATCCCAAACTGAAAATGCAAACAGTGGGTAAGGCTCTATTAACCAATTCAAAGCCTAAAGTCTTACTGctcaaaaataaaactattcGAGACCATCTAAAGCAAGCAACAATCACAAAAAAAGTTTTACTTGAAGAGTCAACGTCAACAGGAAACAGGCGTTCCTACACCCCTTTAAAGAGCATCATGCGACATGCACTACAGTGTGTTAATGAGAATGCCCATCTCACTAGCccaataaatctgaaaatcaTTTATCAAGAATAATTTTGATAGGGTTgtcaacaaaaatacatactttttaatataatcaTGAAATGTTAAAAAGCAAATGTACCCAAAACTCAAGTAGAAACACTAACTAACACGGAAACAATTGATTCAGAAACCTAAGTAAAAATCATAAGCAACAACTTAGAGAGTAGAGTTCTCCTGATATTATCACTATGTTTGCAAATGATCAAACTCTCTTGATAGAATGTGATAGAATTGTTAAtttgttttgatgatagacaaaaaACGCAAAGAACAGTAGCAAATGTACGCAGCAAAGAAGTCAAGCTAGAGTCCAAGATCAAGTAcaatagagttatttgtcaaagccaaaataatatattaaaggtacaagttaatacaaataaggaaaaccttaaatatattattaaggaaggaagttgtgtataataaggattctaaattaaaaaagaatccttgtttaaataTAACTTTCTTACCTTATTAGTGAGGATTGTACAAGGCAAAAACTCTATAAGAAGGATACGAGGCAGAGGGAGAAACTCACGACTTCACGCAGAGAACAAGagagaattattcatcaaattaagGTCAAGATTGATAGGATTGCCACGGACAAAACATTCTTGAGTGAGAAGGTTTTTATCGTGTagaactatttgtcttgtttttgttcttaattatagtttacagtttatagtttacagtttattgtacaaagggtgggtttggctctttgtagggttgGTTGTTAGCaagagttgtaacaaaaggtgggtttggccttttggagagatcgattggagttaatcgagggagtagtagagataagacttttgattattgagttgtaatcacaaaatcttgtagttgaattaataaaacgaggtttttccttccttgagtgaggaaggttttaattcaataagtgtttgtgtctttactctgtctttacttaaaagcaacttacacgAACCTGGTTTGTGTTCTGGGGTAAGGTTtttttcaattggtatcagagcaggtcttTTCGTTAAAAGATTCACACCTTGAAAAGACTCAATGGCAGCACCACCTACCCCACAAGAGGGAGCATCACAAACACGACCACCACTGTTCAATGGCAAATATTATGGATGGTGGAAAAATCGTATGATGGACCATCTCATTGGCGAAAACCCTGATCTATGGGGAGTAATTCTAGATGGCCCAACCATACCTATGAAAACAGCAACTGATGGAATcaccaaaatcccaaaagaaagaaaggaatggAATGTTGAAGACAAGCTTGCAATTCAAAACAATGCCAAAGCCAAGAAAATTCTGATATGTGGCATAGGACCAGACGAATATAATCGAATCTCGTCATGTCAAGATGCCAAAGCCATATGGGAAACACTACAAACAGCTCATGAGGGAACAACGCAAGTCAAGAAGTCtaaaattgataacttgaacAGGCAATATGAGCTGTTCAGGATGGCAGAAGGAGAGACTATTCAAGACATGCACACCAGGTTCATCTCCATCATCAATGAGATGTACTCTTTAGGAGAGATAGTGCCTAACGGAAAAGCAGTAAGGAAACTCTTGAGTGTCATTCCTGAAACTTGGGAAAGCAAAGTCGAGGCTATCACTGAAGCCCGCGACCTGGACTCACTGGGAATGGATGAGTTAATTAGTAATCTCATCACATACGAACTtaagaaaaaccaagaaaaggaaattggaggaaaaagaaaggaaaggaaCCTGGTTCTAAAGGCTACTGCATCAgatgattttgaaaatgaaaatatcgCCCTCATAACTAAAAGGTTCACTAGAATGCTAAAGAGAGGGCAGACCTTTCAAAAGAAAGCTTTTCAAAAACCATCTGAAAACACTAAAGACCAGGTTTGTCATAAGTGTGGGAGTCCAAATCACTTCATAAAATTCTGTCCACTTTGGGCTGTAGAGAAGAAAAAGGTAAACTTTGAGAAAGGTaaagacatcaaaaaggataagTTTGTTCCCTCAAACAGAAGAATGACAACTCAAGAGGCAGACATGTCAATGAAGAGAGCTTTTGCAGCAATGGGGAATTCATCTGATGAAGAGTCTGAGGGTGATGAGACAGAAAACCAGTCTCTTCTTGCACTAGAACAAGAAGATGATTATGACTTTCTTGCCCTTGTAGCAGTGGAAACCAAGGAAGAAAGGGAAACTTGCAGATCACAAGAAACCATACTAGCACTCATGGCTGGATCAGATTCTgaagaggaaaaagaagaagaagatacaaATGAAAAGGTTAGTCTTCATCACTTACAAGACAATCTAGGTTCATACTCAAAAAGAGAGCTAGAATCCTTACTCTACACTCTCATTGATGCATATAAAACCATAGCCTTAAAAAGGGAACTGATAATGGAAGACTATGCATcactaagaaaagaaaataagagtcTTGAAAAACAGAATCTTCATCTTTTATCTAAGAATACCAAACTAAGTAAAAATCTAGAATTGGTAACTAAAAGGAATGAAACACTCTCCAAAGAGCTTCTTGTGACTAAAACTGAAGCAGAAAATGGAATGAGATGGACCAGGTTCTCCATACTGCTTGATAGCATTCACAAGAATCGCACAATTGAGAAACATGGGATAGGTTTTGATAGAACCAGTTCTCAAGTAAAAAATCCCAACATAGACTGTTTATGTATGCACTGTGGACTGGTAGGACATAAAAGTCATGATTGTCAAAAGAAACAAACTGCTCATAACAAAAACTTGAAATCCTTGAGAAAACCTCATCATGATAAACCCAATGAGCAAAAACAAATCCCTACAGACAAATCTCTTCCTATCTGGGCCAGAAGAATCTTATCCACCCATTCCCTAAGCTTAAATCAAAGTGGATTTGGGTACCAAAatctaaaattcaacaataaatTACAGGGATCAGTGAAGAGGAAGCAGCAACAATTGTACTTGGATAGTGCATGCTCAAGACACATGACTGGAGATAAAAGAagcttcctctcactcaagaacATCAAAGGAGGAAACGTTGCCTTTGGTAATGGTAAAAGTGGTGAAATTCAGGGAATTGGAAAGGTTGGATCAATGGATACTCATGCAATTGAGAATGTATATTATGTGAATGGTCTACAACATAACCTTTTGAGCGTATCTCAAATATGTGATAAAGGAAACAACGTTCTCTTTACAGAAAAAAATGCAGAGTAACAAACTCAGTGACTGGAAACCTGGTTCTACTAGGAAAGAGACACAAGAATGTGTACAAAGTCAAGACTGTTGACTCCAAGGAAGAGAATCTTAAATGTCTAAGTGCAGTCTCAGATTGCTCCATGCTATGGCACAAAAGAATGGGACACATTAGCATGGCAACTATAAACAAGCTCATATC
The sequence above is a segment of the Solanum lycopersicum chromosome 10, SLM_r2.1 genome. Coding sequences within it:
- the LOC101260281 gene encoding aspartic proteinase 36, with protein sequence MKPASFTATFTILCIIFTLVDYDVVSCLHFSDTSHRTAMVLPLFPPKDTSVRSSPSQLSGRLLQKSPVNAQMALHDDLLINGYYTTRLWIGTPPQRFALIVDTGSTVTYVPCSTCEQCGKHQDPRFQPEMSSTYQPVKCNIDCTCDNEREQCIYERQYAEMSSSSGVLGQDIVSFGNQSELAPQRAVFGCENRETGDLYSQHADGIMGLGRGDLSIVDQLVEKHVISDSFSLCYGGMDFGGGAMVLGGIKPPADMVFTNSDPGRSPYYNIELKEIHVAGKALSLNPRVFDGNHGTVLDSGTTYAYLPEAAFEAFKSAVMKAALSLKLIEGPDPNYKDICFSGAGSDISQLSKSFPPVDMVFSNGKKLSLSPENYLFRHSKVRGAYCLGIFQNGKDATTLLGGIIVRNTLVTYDRQHEMVGFWKTNCSDLWNRLNLSPPPPSPSGLVNTNSTGSMYPTLVPTGSPGYNASGEIKVGFITFYMSLSVNHLDLNPHMTELTHLIAQELDINFSQVHLMNLSTKGNDSLIKWAIYPAGSANYMTNAAAVEIIHRLAENRVRLPDTFGSYKLFEWGIEPPPKRSGWWRSYLIVVVALSVVLIVGLSAFVGWLIWRRGKESAVPYERVESVESVVREQELQPLK
- the LOC101248528 gene encoding TOM1-like protein 9, which codes for MLCRETEIRRGDESLLCHGLARMMSCSVYWPSTNLLLSELQVETPQKSEPLVNVNALLIDTEGRKQSDQGSTSNASLGTELLLPAPPSASSPSTTKVDPKIDLLSGDDFSSPTTENVLALVPVGGEPQSASPFTEECLDLVDMFSPPSNSQSPYSADQTHASSPQFRQQSFTSTLSALYPNGRVHGTTYTQGSNMAWNEQISQQQQQSPSPVYGGQSSSFPPPSWEAEAAENSQTVGNPHAQPCKVISCCQVVHMPYQCTTIS